One window from the genome of Eucalyptus grandis isolate ANBG69807.140 chromosome 7, ASM1654582v1, whole genome shotgun sequence encodes:
- the LOC104452417 gene encoding O-fucosyltransferase 20 — protein MSKPKKKLSVSYITVPSQIINSLSSSSLQSLLISTKKAPPPSPSPSSKKAKPFQYKLSSKSPKLWFSALFLVALLGMLRIGFLPLSSYPCATTPTASNHHHILDNQAISQARTEPRYNNNYTSVEPREEPEEEHSFWKQPDGMGYRGCLEWSRDYRRRSERIVKERRKYVMVVVAGGINQQRNQIVDAVIIARILEAVLVVPVFQVNVIWGDDSEFSDIFDLDHFKRVLANDVRVISSLPSTHIRTRPIVETLTSLHISAEWIRSRYLRRLQKVGVLLLRGLDSRLSKELPSDLQKLRCKVAFHALKFAPRILDLGNKLAERMQSKGPYIALHLRMEKDVWVRTGCLSGLSPEYDELISRERKRHPELLTAKSNITYHERMLAGLCPLNALEVARLLKALGAPKNARIYWAGGQPLGGKEALLPLTREFPHFYNKQDLALPGELEPFANKASFMASIDYIICERSDVFMPSHGGNMGHALQGQRAYAGHRKYITPNKRHMLPYFLNTSLPELEFNRIMRELHQDSLGQPELRTSKVGRDVTKYPIPDCMCNSSSRGYSLQRHTKELAL, from the exons ATGAGCAAGCCAAAGAAGAAGCTCTCAGTGTCTTACATTACAGTTCCATCTCAGATAATCAACTCCCTCTCCTCATCATCTCTTCAATCTCTTCTCATATCAACCAAGAAAGCACCTCCTCCTTCCCCATCTCCTTCATCAAAGAAGGCCAAGCCGTTTCAGTACAAGTTGTCATCTAAATCTCCAAAGTTATGGTTCTCGGCTCTATTCCTTGTGGCCCTGCTCGGCATGCTGAGGATTggcttcctccctctctcttcataCCCTTGTGCTACTACTCCAACTGCAAGTAATCACCATCACATTTTAGATAACCAGGCCATCAGTCAAGCACGAACAGAGCCTCGTTATAATAATAATTACACATCGGTGGAGCCAAGAGAAGAACCAGAAGAAGAGCACTCCTTCTGGAAGCAACCGGATGGGATGGGGTACAGGGGGTGCTTGGAGTGGAGCAGGGATTACAGGCGGAGGAGCGAGAGAATTGTGAAGGAGAGGCGAAAGTatgtgatggtggtggtggccggCGGGATCAACCAGCAGCGCAATCAGATTGTGGACGCTGTCATCATTGCCAGGATTCTCGAGGCTGTTCTGGTGGTTCCAGTTTTCCAAGTCAATGTCATCTGGGGCGACGACAG TGAATTTTCAGACATATTCGATTTGGATCACTTCAAGAGAGTCCTTGCCAATGATGTACGCGTGATTTCATCTCTTCCCTCCACTCATATAAGGACAAGGCCGATCGTCGAGACACTGACTTCACTTCATATTTCTGCTGAGTGGATTCGCTCACGTTATCTCAGAAGG CTCCAGAAGGTGGGGGTTCTGCTCTTACGAGGTTTAGATTCCAGGTTATCTAAGGAACTTCCTTCTGATCTTCAAAAGCTTCGATGCAAG GTCGCCTTTCATGCATTGAAGTTTGCACCACGAATATTGGATCTTGGCAATAAGCTTGCAGAGAGAATGCAGAGCAAGGGACCCTACATTGCTCTTCATTTGCGGATGGAGAAGGATGTTTGGGTGAGGACAGGTTGCCTTTCGGGTTTGAGCCCCGAGTATGATGAATTGATAAGTCGGGAGAGGAAACGGCACCCCGAGCTCCTAACTGCCAAATCAAACATCACCTATCATGAAAGGATGCTTGCGGGTCTCTGCCCCTTGAATGCATTAGAGGTTGCCAG GTTGCTTAAGGCTCTCGGTGCCCCGAAGAATGCAAGAATCTACTGGGCTGGCGGGCAGCCACTTGGTGGGAAAGAAGCATTGTTGCCGCTCACTAGAGAATTTCCACATTTCTACAACAAACAAGATCTCGCATTACCCGGGGAATTGGAACCCTTCGCTAACAAAGCGTCCTTTATGGCTTCCATTGACTACATTATATGTGAGCGGAGTGACGTCTTCATGCCATCTCATGGGGGGAATATGGGCCATGCTCTACAG GGGCAGAGGGCCTACGCCGGTCATAGGAAGTACATAACACCTAACAAACGGCATATGCTCCCTTACTTCTTGAATACATCTCTCCCTGAGCTGGAGTTCAACAGAATCATGCGGGAGTTGCACCAGGACTCCTTAGGTCAACCGGAACTCAGAACAAGCAAAGTTGGAAGAGATGTTACAAAGTACCCTATTCCTGACTGTATGTGCAACTCATCCAGTAGGGGTTACTCATTGCAACGACACACAAAGGAGCTTGCTTTATAA